From the Montipora capricornis isolate CH-2021 chromosome 2, ASM3666992v2, whole genome shotgun sequence genome, one window contains:
- the LOC138026660 gene encoding uncharacterized protein isoform X5 — MNWVRSRCFIVIFLVNHCFVFGKGLLLPKCVKILSINVPLDDPTKAERNYGLHADKKKAVLSHHPGIFKIHKGLSVEKGTVSLESLYHPGYFLRHKNYKFHLEKKVDKPIFNKDATFFILKVTNNPALYAFELCSHPSWFMGHKNYKPYRLVLGKVNESSKEVIDSTFYLASHHCLKKKEKDTTAEKKTILVGSGTFIDEPDEDSTIVINQASKKLSETSKDPEADGEKSDKEASNSNHTESVSQPGKNLNPEKAGSKDTNEDVINEVEEAFRISQNSTNSTYLENLEKDIQDKVNAMAATAVGGMMNQSTADKSYKDKDEAERNIEVYKETGKSEQSHEEILKEVVGNSSKVSQENRKESVEALDHNIVGNSEGSLDENEQTMIDKDIVITGEPELNENDNIDADSHNKRPQRTAHDESSAHSKNITMLINEGIKPAKRKFNGSVDDVTVKEGTHAQKHTAYHDFEMAHKVLNKNIENLKSVLAEIEDSHANISNETNNKKPNRNEDILDLRPLFNDRKVSTGLRLSGTNLRPLFNDRKVSTGLRLSGTLSVGPFSPDLKVSKSEMSKQTTVTKLTDLPKLQFVRPNTTGIQSTIEETNPIQNTGKKEFKLAHNSGFTLKTQPVLNADSIGFHFVAGSGNKTVDIKSQASADDVDRIANELVRHGVPNDSNDSSTNPWMNTLRHHNKTLRETLKELKPYDNNILYLRTCEDRFPKACEEWAAKRYCLTFGELMKRYCRRACKLCNNVLATEFTPCDKSCGGGIKLRMIKVNNRQVLQRRSCNMHNCPVNGGYTAFSNWSECSVTCGEGVRYRHRSCTNPKPQFGGHDCSRFGRPVDTMPCVKSCKELSKSKNHPAIHFGDGHYFQWTPKHRRKKPVVLHHVNKNVYRHKDHNGKNHYLQVDEEKNPYDEYQTHVVRYQGQQVAKLQCGPSKLLHYRKHVPNIPDPEDFKRSNPYKMFEDSAGEVVYDKDGVPTGTTKDIVQSYDSPYKIILQRGKNNRMKVSEQCIESDASVDPDSYWKNGAQNYEGATSLGSEQPMSDPSSRMPTVGIIPKQITDDVGTTSLGSVQPSLPETSRMTTDLTTPNRFNDNGLYEYKYQDIGEGVDDKTFDADVSDQLSRAMKKETAGITQRFLIANQDPRPTLQEELLAEKEEAWRGGKI; from the exons ATGAATTGGGTAAGAAGTCGTTGCTTTATTGTGATATTTCTCGTCAATCACTGCTTCGTCTTTGGAAAAG GTCTTCTGCTGCCCAAGTGTGTCAAGATTCTCTCCATAAACGTCCCCTTGGATGACCCGACAAAAGCCGAGCGAAATTATGGCTTGCACGCAGACAAAAAGAAAGCAGTGCTTTCACATCATCCAGGAATTTTTAAGATTCATAAAGGACTTTCGGTCGAGAAAGGAACAGTATCCCTAGAGTCTCTATACCACCCTGGATACTTCTTGCgtcacaaaaattacaaattccACTTGGAGAAAAAAGTTGATAAACCAATTTTTA ACAAGGACGCCACATTCTTTATTTTGAAAGTCACAAACAACCCAGCACTTTACGCCTTCGAGCTCTGTAGTCACCCCTCGTGGTTCATGGGTCACAAGAATTACAAACCCTACAGATTGGTGTTGGGTAAAGTCAACGAATCAAGTAAAGAAGTAATAGATTCTACCTTTTATCTCGCTAGTCATCATTGCCtcaagaaaaaggagaaag ATACAACAGCGGAGAAGAAAACAATTCTTGTTGGAAGTGGTACATTTATTG ATGAGCCAGACGAAGACAGCACCATTGTAATTAATCAAGCCAGCAAGAAACTCTCAG AAACCAGTAAGGACCCAG AAGCTGATGGTGAAAAGTCAGACAAGGAAGCATCGAACTCCAACCACACAGAAA GTGTTTCCCAACCTGGTAAAAATTTAAATCCCGAAAAAG CTGGTTCAAAAGATACCAATGAAGATGTCATTAACGAAGTCGAAGaag cTTTCAGAATTTCCCAGAATTCAACCAATTCAACGTACTTGGAGAATCTTGAGAAAGACATCCAAGACAAAGTAAACGCCATGGCGGCAACTGCGGTGGGGGGAATGATGAACCAATCGACTGCTGATAAGAGTTACAAAGACAAAGACGAGGCAGAAAGAAATATTGAAGTATACAAGGAGACGGGCAAATCAGAGCAAAGTCatgaggaaattttaaaagaagTTGTTGGTAATTCTTCGAAAGTTAGTCAGGAGAACAGGAAAGAGAGCGTGGAAGCCCTTGATCATAACATCGTGGGAAATTCCGAAGGGTCTTTAGATGAAAATGAACAAACTATGATCGATAAGGACATTGTGATAACTGGAGAACCTGAATTGAATGAAAACGACAATATCGACGCAGACAGTCATAACAAGCGTCCGCAGAGAACTGCGCACGATGAAAGCTCTGCGCATTCCAAGAACATAACTATGCTTATCAACGAAGGCATCAAACCAGCCAAACGCAAATTTAATGGAAGTGTTGATGACGTGACTGTGAAAGAAGGTACGCATGCGCAAAAGCACACAGCGTATCACGACTTTGAAATGGCCCATAAAGTTCTGAACAAAAATATCGAGAATTTGAAAAGCGTCTTGGCGGAAATCGAAGATTCGCATGCGAATATAAGTAATGAGACCAACAATAAGAAGCCGAATCGAAACGAAGACATATTGGACCTACGACCACTTTTCAACGACAGAAAAGTTTCAACTGGTCTTCGACTAAGTGGCACGAACCTACGACCACTTTTCAACGACAGAAAAGTCTCAACTGGTCTTCGACTAAGTGGCACTCTATCGGTTGGCCCCTTTTCACCTGATCTCAAAGTTTCAAAATCCGAAATGTCCAAACAAACTACAGTCACAAAGTTAACAGATCTCCCCAAGCTGCAGTTTGTGCGTCCTAACACCACTGGAATACAATCTACCATTGAAGAGACAAACCCCATTCAAAATACAGGCAAAAAGGAGTTTAAGTTGGCTCACAACAGCGGTTTTACGTTAAAAACTCAACCTGTATTAAATGCGGATTCTATTGGATTTCATTTTGTTGCAGGGAGTGGAAACAAGACGGTTGACATTAAATCACAGGCTTCAGCAGACGATGTAGACCGCATCGCAAACGAGCTTGTACGTCACGGTGTCCCAAATGACTCCAATGACAGTAGCACCAATCCTTGGATGAATACACTGCGTCATCACAACAAAACTCTTCGGGAAACCTTAAAAGAGCTAAAGCCTTATGACAATAACATAC TTTATCTTAGAACTTGCGAGGACAGGTTTCCCAAAGCATGCGAAGAATGGGCAGCTAAGCGGTATTGCTTGACGTTTGGCGAATTAATGAAGAGATACTGTCGAAGGGCCTGCAAGCTTTGCA ATAACGTGTTAGCTACGGAATTTACACCATGTGACAAATCATGCGGCGGAGGAATCAAACTGCGCATGATCAAAGTCAATAACCGTCAAGTTTTACAACGGAGATCTTGCAACATGCATAACTGCCCAG TTAATGGTGGATACACCGCTTTTTCCAATTGGTCAGAATGCAGCGTTACATGTGGCGAGGGAGTGCGTTACCGTCACAGATCATGCACCAATCCTAAGCCGCAATTTGGTGGGCACGACTGCAGTCGCTTTGGACGTCCCGTCGACACTATGCCATGCGTCAAAAGTTGTAAAG AGCTCTCGAAAAGCAAGAATCATCCCGCCATTCACTTTG GGGACGGCCATTATTTTCAGTGGACCCCGAAGCATCGGCGGAAGAAGCCAGTCGTTCTTCATcacgtaaacaaaaatgtatACAGGCACAAAGATCATAATGGCAAAAACCATTATCTTCAAGTAG ACGAAGAAAAGAATCCATATGATGAATACCAAACACATGTAGTGCGGTATCAAGGACAACAAG tgGCCAAGTTGCAGTGCGGTCCTTCGAAGCTGCTGCATTATCGTAAGCATGTTCCAAACATTCCAGACCCCGAGGACTTCAAGAGAAGCAATCCATACAAAATGTTTGAAGATAGCGCTGGCGAAGTTGTCTACGATAAAGACGGAGTCCCAACAGGCACAACAAAGGATATAGTACAATCTTATGATTC tCCGTACAAGATTATTCTTCAAAGAGGCAAAAACAACAGAATGAAAGTCTCGGAGCAATGCATAGAGTCAG ACGCATCTGTCGACCCTGACAGTTACTGGAAAAACGGCGCCCAAAACTACG agGGTGCTACATCTTTGGGAAGTGAACAGCCTATGTCCGATCCTTCTTCGAGGATGCCGACTGTTGGAATAATCCCCAAACAAATTACGGACGATG TGGGAACAACCTCTCTTGGAAGTGTGCAGCCTTCTCTTCCTGAAACCTCGCGAATGACGACGGATCTTACGACACCAAACCGCTTCAACGATAATG GTTTATACGAATACAAATACCAGGACATTGGAGAAGGAGTGGATGACAAAACATTTG ATGCAGATGTGTCTGATCAACTGTCCAGAGCAATGAAGAAGGAAACTGCAGGAATAACCCAAAGATTTTTAATAGCAAATCAAG
- the LOC138026660 gene encoding uncharacterized protein isoform X3, which translates to MNWVRSRCFIVIFLVNHCFVFGKGLLLPKCVKILSINVPLDDPTKAERNYGLHADKKKAVLSHHPGIFKIHKGLSVEKGTVSLESLYHPGYFLRHKNYKFHLEKKVDKPIFNKDATFFILKVTNNPALYAFELCSHPSWFMGHKNYKPYRLVLGKVNESSKEVIDSTFYLASHHCLKKKEKDTTAEKKTILVGSGTFIDEPDEDSTIVINQASKKLSETSKDPEADGEKSDKEASNSNHTEKADDDAKSDKEVSNFNFSESVSQPGKNLNPEKAGSKDTNEDVINEVEEAFRISQNSTNSTYLENLEKDIQDKVNAMAATAVGGMMNQSTADKSYKDKDEAERNIEVYKETGKSEQSHEEILKEVVGNSSKVSQENRKESVEALDHNIVGNSEGSLDENEQTMIDKDIVITGEPELNENDNIDADSHNKRPQRTAHDESSAHSKNITMLINEGIKPAKRKFNGSVDDVTVKEGTHAQKHTAYHDFEMAHKVLNKNIENLKSVLAEIEDSHANISNETNNKKPNRNEDILDLRPLFNDRKVSTGLRLSGTNLRPLFNDRKVSTGLRLSGTLSVGPFSPDLKVSKSEMSKQTTVTKLTDLPKLQFVRPNTTGIQSTIEETNPIQNTGKKEFKLAHNSGFTLKTQPVLNADSIGFHFVAGSGNKTVDIKSQASADDVDRIANELVRHGVPNDSNDSSTNPWMNTLRHHNKTLRETLKELKPYDNNILYLRTCEDRFPKACEEWAAKRYCLTFGELMKRYCRRACKLCNNVLATEFTPCDKSCGGGIKLRMIKVNNRQVLQRRSCNMHNCPVNGGYTAFSNWSECSVTCGEGVRYRHRSCTNPKPQFGGHDCSRFGRPVDTMPCVKSCKELSKSKNHPAIHFDPDDYPEYVAEEKNPKIFERGDGHYFQWTPKHRRKKPVVLHHVNKNVYRHKDHNGKNHYLQVDEEKNPYDEYQTHVVRYQGQQVAKLQCGPSKLLHYRKHVPNIPDPEDFKRSNPYKMFEDSAGEVVYDKDGVPTGTTKDIVQSYDSPYKIILQRGKNNRMKVSEQCIESDASVDPDSYWKNGAQNYEGATSLGSEQPMSDPSSRMPTVGIIPKQITDDVGTTSLGSVQPSLPETSRMTTDLTTPNRFNDNGLYEYKYQDIGEGVDDKTFDADVSDQLSRAMKKETAGITQRFLIANQGNG; encoded by the exons ATGAATTGGGTAAGAAGTCGTTGCTTTATTGTGATATTTCTCGTCAATCACTGCTTCGTCTTTGGAAAAG GTCTTCTGCTGCCCAAGTGTGTCAAGATTCTCTCCATAAACGTCCCCTTGGATGACCCGACAAAAGCCGAGCGAAATTATGGCTTGCACGCAGACAAAAAGAAAGCAGTGCTTTCACATCATCCAGGAATTTTTAAGATTCATAAAGGACTTTCGGTCGAGAAAGGAACAGTATCCCTAGAGTCTCTATACCACCCTGGATACTTCTTGCgtcacaaaaattacaaattccACTTGGAGAAAAAAGTTGATAAACCAATTTTTA ACAAGGACGCCACATTCTTTATTTTGAAAGTCACAAACAACCCAGCACTTTACGCCTTCGAGCTCTGTAGTCACCCCTCGTGGTTCATGGGTCACAAGAATTACAAACCCTACAGATTGGTGTTGGGTAAAGTCAACGAATCAAGTAAAGAAGTAATAGATTCTACCTTTTATCTCGCTAGTCATCATTGCCtcaagaaaaaggagaaag ATACAACAGCGGAGAAGAAAACAATTCTTGTTGGAAGTGGTACATTTATTG ATGAGCCAGACGAAGACAGCACCATTGTAATTAATCAAGCCAGCAAGAAACTCTCAG AAACCAGTAAGGACCCAG AAGCTGATGGTGAAAAGTCAGACAAGGAAGCATCGAACTCCAACCACACAGAAA AAGCTGATGATGATGCAAAGTCAGACAAGGAAGTATCAAACTTCAATTTCTCAGAAA GTGTTTCCCAACCTGGTAAAAATTTAAATCCCGAAAAAG CTGGTTCAAAAGATACCAATGAAGATGTCATTAACGAAGTCGAAGaag cTTTCAGAATTTCCCAGAATTCAACCAATTCAACGTACTTGGAGAATCTTGAGAAAGACATCCAAGACAAAGTAAACGCCATGGCGGCAACTGCGGTGGGGGGAATGATGAACCAATCGACTGCTGATAAGAGTTACAAAGACAAAGACGAGGCAGAAAGAAATATTGAAGTATACAAGGAGACGGGCAAATCAGAGCAAAGTCatgaggaaattttaaaagaagTTGTTGGTAATTCTTCGAAAGTTAGTCAGGAGAACAGGAAAGAGAGCGTGGAAGCCCTTGATCATAACATCGTGGGAAATTCCGAAGGGTCTTTAGATGAAAATGAACAAACTATGATCGATAAGGACATTGTGATAACTGGAGAACCTGAATTGAATGAAAACGACAATATCGACGCAGACAGTCATAACAAGCGTCCGCAGAGAACTGCGCACGATGAAAGCTCTGCGCATTCCAAGAACATAACTATGCTTATCAACGAAGGCATCAAACCAGCCAAACGCAAATTTAATGGAAGTGTTGATGACGTGACTGTGAAAGAAGGTACGCATGCGCAAAAGCACACAGCGTATCACGACTTTGAAATGGCCCATAAAGTTCTGAACAAAAATATCGAGAATTTGAAAAGCGTCTTGGCGGAAATCGAAGATTCGCATGCGAATATAAGTAATGAGACCAACAATAAGAAGCCGAATCGAAACGAAGACATATTGGACCTACGACCACTTTTCAACGACAGAAAAGTTTCAACTGGTCTTCGACTAAGTGGCACGAACCTACGACCACTTTTCAACGACAGAAAAGTCTCAACTGGTCTTCGACTAAGTGGCACTCTATCGGTTGGCCCCTTTTCACCTGATCTCAAAGTTTCAAAATCCGAAATGTCCAAACAAACTACAGTCACAAAGTTAACAGATCTCCCCAAGCTGCAGTTTGTGCGTCCTAACACCACTGGAATACAATCTACCATTGAAGAGACAAACCCCATTCAAAATACAGGCAAAAAGGAGTTTAAGTTGGCTCACAACAGCGGTTTTACGTTAAAAACTCAACCTGTATTAAATGCGGATTCTATTGGATTTCATTTTGTTGCAGGGAGTGGAAACAAGACGGTTGACATTAAATCACAGGCTTCAGCAGACGATGTAGACCGCATCGCAAACGAGCTTGTACGTCACGGTGTCCCAAATGACTCCAATGACAGTAGCACCAATCCTTGGATGAATACACTGCGTCATCACAACAAAACTCTTCGGGAAACCTTAAAAGAGCTAAAGCCTTATGACAATAACATAC TTTATCTTAGAACTTGCGAGGACAGGTTTCCCAAAGCATGCGAAGAATGGGCAGCTAAGCGGTATTGCTTGACGTTTGGCGAATTAATGAAGAGATACTGTCGAAGGGCCTGCAAGCTTTGCA ATAACGTGTTAGCTACGGAATTTACACCATGTGACAAATCATGCGGCGGAGGAATCAAACTGCGCATGATCAAAGTCAATAACCGTCAAGTTTTACAACGGAGATCTTGCAACATGCATAACTGCCCAG TTAATGGTGGATACACCGCTTTTTCCAATTGGTCAGAATGCAGCGTTACATGTGGCGAGGGAGTGCGTTACCGTCACAGATCATGCACCAATCCTAAGCCGCAATTTGGTGGGCACGACTGCAGTCGCTTTGGACGTCCCGTCGACACTATGCCATGCGTCAAAAGTTGTAAAG AGCTCTCGAAAAGCAAGAATCATCCCGCCATTCACTTTG ATCCTGATGATTATCCGGAATATGTGGCCGAAGAGAAAAATCCAAAGATTTTTGAGAGGG GGGACGGCCATTATTTTCAGTGGACCCCGAAGCATCGGCGGAAGAAGCCAGTCGTTCTTCATcacgtaaacaaaaatgtatACAGGCACAAAGATCATAATGGCAAAAACCATTATCTTCAAGTAG ACGAAGAAAAGAATCCATATGATGAATACCAAACACATGTAGTGCGGTATCAAGGACAACAAG tgGCCAAGTTGCAGTGCGGTCCTTCGAAGCTGCTGCATTATCGTAAGCATGTTCCAAACATTCCAGACCCCGAGGACTTCAAGAGAAGCAATCCATACAAAATGTTTGAAGATAGCGCTGGCGAAGTTGTCTACGATAAAGACGGAGTCCCAACAGGCACAACAAAGGATATAGTACAATCTTATGATTC tCCGTACAAGATTATTCTTCAAAGAGGCAAAAACAACAGAATGAAAGTCTCGGAGCAATGCATAGAGTCAG ACGCATCTGTCGACCCTGACAGTTACTGGAAAAACGGCGCCCAAAACTACG agGGTGCTACATCTTTGGGAAGTGAACAGCCTATGTCCGATCCTTCTTCGAGGATGCCGACTGTTGGAATAATCCCCAAACAAATTACGGACGATG TGGGAACAACCTCTCTTGGAAGTGTGCAGCCTTCTCTTCCTGAAACCTCGCGAATGACGACGGATCTTACGACACCAAACCGCTTCAACGATAATG GTTTATACGAATACAAATACCAGGACATTGGAGAAGGAGTGGATGACAAAACATTTG ATGCAGATGTGTCTGATCAACTGTCCAGAGCAATGAAGAAGGAAACTGCAGGAATAACCCAAAGATTTTTAATAGCAAATCAAG GCAACGGTTGA
- the LOC138026660 gene encoding uncharacterized protein isoform X6, whose product MNWVRSRCFIVIFLVNHCFVFGKGLLLPKCVKILSINVPLDDPTKAERNYGLHADKKKAVLSHHPGIFKIHKGLSVEKGTVSLESLYHPGYFLRHKNYKFHLEKKVDKPIFNKDATFFILKVTNNPALYAFELCSHPSWFMGHKNYKPYRLVLGKVNESSKEVIDSTFYLASHHCLKKKEKDTTAEKKTILVGSGTFIDEPDEDSTIVINQASKKLSETSKDPEADGEKSDKEASNSNHTEKADDDAKSDKEVSNFNFSESVSQPGKNLNPEKAGSKDTNEDVINEVEEAFRISQNSTNSTYLENLEKDIQDKVNAMAATAVGGMMNQSTADKSYKDKDEAERNIEVYKETGKSEQSHEEILKEVVGNSSKVSQENRKESVEALDHNIVGNSEGSLDENEQTMIDKDIVITGEPELNENDNIDADSHNKRPQRTAHDESSAHSKNITMLINEGIKPAKRKFNGSVDDVTVKEGSGNKTVDIKSQASADDVDRIANELVRHGVPNDSNDSSTNPWMNTLRHHNKTLRETLKELKPYDNNILYLRTCEDRFPKACEEWAAKRYCLTFGELMKRYCRRACKLCNNVLATEFTPCDKSCGGGIKLRMIKVNNRQVLQRRSCNMHNCPVNGGYTAFSNWSECSVTCGEGVRYRHRSCTNPKPQFGGHDCSRFGRPVDTMPCVKSCKELSKSKNHPAIHFDPDDYPEYVAEEKNPKIFERGDGHYFQWTPKHRRKKPVVLHHVNKNVYRHKDHNGKNHYLQVDEEKNPYDEYQTHVVRYQGQQVAKLQCGPSKLLHYRKHVPNIPDPEDFKRSNPYKMFEDSAGEVVYDKDGVPTGTTKDIVQSYDSPYKIILQRGKNNRMKVSEQCIESDASVDPDSYWKNGAQNYEGATSLGSEQPMSDPSSRMPTVGIIPKQITDDVGTTSLGSVQPSLPETSRMTTDLTTPNRFNDNGLYEYKYQDIGEGVDDKTFDADVSDQLSRAMKKETAGITQRFLIANQDPRPTLQEELLAEKEEAWRGGKI is encoded by the exons ATGAATTGGGTAAGAAGTCGTTGCTTTATTGTGATATTTCTCGTCAATCACTGCTTCGTCTTTGGAAAAG GTCTTCTGCTGCCCAAGTGTGTCAAGATTCTCTCCATAAACGTCCCCTTGGATGACCCGACAAAAGCCGAGCGAAATTATGGCTTGCACGCAGACAAAAAGAAAGCAGTGCTTTCACATCATCCAGGAATTTTTAAGATTCATAAAGGACTTTCGGTCGAGAAAGGAACAGTATCCCTAGAGTCTCTATACCACCCTGGATACTTCTTGCgtcacaaaaattacaaattccACTTGGAGAAAAAAGTTGATAAACCAATTTTTA ACAAGGACGCCACATTCTTTATTTTGAAAGTCACAAACAACCCAGCACTTTACGCCTTCGAGCTCTGTAGTCACCCCTCGTGGTTCATGGGTCACAAGAATTACAAACCCTACAGATTGGTGTTGGGTAAAGTCAACGAATCAAGTAAAGAAGTAATAGATTCTACCTTTTATCTCGCTAGTCATCATTGCCtcaagaaaaaggagaaag ATACAACAGCGGAGAAGAAAACAATTCTTGTTGGAAGTGGTACATTTATTG ATGAGCCAGACGAAGACAGCACCATTGTAATTAATCAAGCCAGCAAGAAACTCTCAG AAACCAGTAAGGACCCAG AAGCTGATGGTGAAAAGTCAGACAAGGAAGCATCGAACTCCAACCACACAGAAA AAGCTGATGATGATGCAAAGTCAGACAAGGAAGTATCAAACTTCAATTTCTCAGAAA GTGTTTCCCAACCTGGTAAAAATTTAAATCCCGAAAAAG CTGGTTCAAAAGATACCAATGAAGATGTCATTAACGAAGTCGAAGaag cTTTCAGAATTTCCCAGAATTCAACCAATTCAACGTACTTGGAGAATCTTGAGAAAGACATCCAAGACAAAGTAAACGCCATGGCGGCAACTGCGGTGGGGGGAATGATGAACCAATCGACTGCTGATAAGAGTTACAAAGACAAAGACGAGGCAGAAAGAAATATTGAAGTATACAAGGAGACGGGCAAATCAGAGCAAAGTCatgaggaaattttaaaagaagTTGTTGGTAATTCTTCGAAAGTTAGTCAGGAGAACAGGAAAGAGAGCGTGGAAGCCCTTGATCATAACATCGTGGGAAATTCCGAAGGGTCTTTAGATGAAAATGAACAAACTATGATCGATAAGGACATTGTGATAACTGGAGAACCTGAATTGAATGAAAACGACAATATCGACGCAGACAGTCATAACAAGCGTCCGCAGAGAACTGCGCACGATGAAAGCTCTGCGCATTCCAAGAACATAACTATGCTTATCAACGAAGGCATCAAACCAGCCAAACGCAAATTTAATGGAAGTGTTGATGACGTGACTGTGAAAGAAG GGAGTGGAAACAAGACGGTTGACATTAAATCACAGGCTTCAGCAGACGATGTAGACCGCATCGCAAACGAGCTTGTACGTCACGGTGTCCCAAATGACTCCAATGACAGTAGCACCAATCCTTGGATGAATACACTGCGTCATCACAACAAAACTCTTCGGGAAACCTTAAAAGAGCTAAAGCCTTATGACAATAACATAC TTTATCTTAGAACTTGCGAGGACAGGTTTCCCAAAGCATGCGAAGAATGGGCAGCTAAGCGGTATTGCTTGACGTTTGGCGAATTAATGAAGAGATACTGTCGAAGGGCCTGCAAGCTTTGCA ATAACGTGTTAGCTACGGAATTTACACCATGTGACAAATCATGCGGCGGAGGAATCAAACTGCGCATGATCAAAGTCAATAACCGTCAAGTTTTACAACGGAGATCTTGCAACATGCATAACTGCCCAG TTAATGGTGGATACACCGCTTTTTCCAATTGGTCAGAATGCAGCGTTACATGTGGCGAGGGAGTGCGTTACCGTCACAGATCATGCACCAATCCTAAGCCGCAATTTGGTGGGCACGACTGCAGTCGCTTTGGACGTCCCGTCGACACTATGCCATGCGTCAAAAGTTGTAAAG AGCTCTCGAAAAGCAAGAATCATCCCGCCATTCACTTTG ATCCTGATGATTATCCGGAATATGTGGCCGAAGAGAAAAATCCAAAGATTTTTGAGAGGG GGGACGGCCATTATTTTCAGTGGACCCCGAAGCATCGGCGGAAGAAGCCAGTCGTTCTTCATcacgtaaacaaaaatgtatACAGGCACAAAGATCATAATGGCAAAAACCATTATCTTCAAGTAG ACGAAGAAAAGAATCCATATGATGAATACCAAACACATGTAGTGCGGTATCAAGGACAACAAG tgGCCAAGTTGCAGTGCGGTCCTTCGAAGCTGCTGCATTATCGTAAGCATGTTCCAAACATTCCAGACCCCGAGGACTTCAAGAGAAGCAATCCATACAAAATGTTTGAAGATAGCGCTGGCGAAGTTGTCTACGATAAAGACGGAGTCCCAACAGGCACAACAAAGGATATAGTACAATCTTATGATTC tCCGTACAAGATTATTCTTCAAAGAGGCAAAAACAACAGAATGAAAGTCTCGGAGCAATGCATAGAGTCAG ACGCATCTGTCGACCCTGACAGTTACTGGAAAAACGGCGCCCAAAACTACG agGGTGCTACATCTTTGGGAAGTGAACAGCCTATGTCCGATCCTTCTTCGAGGATGCCGACTGTTGGAATAATCCCCAAACAAATTACGGACGATG TGGGAACAACCTCTCTTGGAAGTGTGCAGCCTTCTCTTCCTGAAACCTCGCGAATGACGACGGATCTTACGACACCAAACCGCTTCAACGATAATG GTTTATACGAATACAAATACCAGGACATTGGAGAAGGAGTGGATGACAAAACATTTG ATGCAGATGTGTCTGATCAACTGTCCAGAGCAATGAAGAAGGAAACTGCAGGAATAACCCAAAGATTTTTAATAGCAAATCAAG